A single genomic interval of Xyrauchen texanus isolate HMW12.3.18 chromosome 40, RBS_HiC_50CHRs, whole genome shotgun sequence harbors:
- the LOC127633199 gene encoding phytanoyl-CoA hydroxylase-interacting protein-like isoform X1, translated as MMEVPRVGDSVISPTSPCEDMMKNLSLDAIQLCKGEGNKSLDSGIAEMEELPVPQNIKISNITCDSFKICWDMDSRAKERITHYFIDLNKKENKNANKFKHKDVPTKLVAKAVPLPMTVRGHWFLSPRTEYTVAVQTASKQGDGDYAVSEWSEIIEFCTADYSTVHLTQLLEKAEVISGRMLRFSVFYRNQQKEYFDHARESQNNKMLPSVKDNSGSHGSPISGKLEGIFFSCNTEFNTGKPPQDSPYGRYRFQLVAETLFNPETNLYFADFYCMYTAYHYVILVIAPKGSAGDEFCKQRLPALDISNNRFLTCTEGEGRQLVFHHAQDVILEVIYTDPVDLSLGTVAEISGHQLMSMSTVNAKKDPSCKTCNISVGR; from the exons GAAATAAGTCCCTCGACAGTGGCATCGCAGAGATGGAGGAACTTCCTGTTCCCCAGAACATCAAAATCAGCAACATCACGTGCGACTCCTTTAAGATCTGCTGGGACATGGACTCCAGAGCAAAGGAGCGCATCACACACTACTTTATTGACCTCAACAAGAAAGAAAACAAGAATGCCAACAAGTTCAAACACAAG GACGTTCCAACTAAGCTGGTAGCAAAAGCAGTTCCTCTACCTATGACAGTTCGAGGACACTGGTTCCTGAGTCCGCGCACTGAGTACACGGTGGCCGTTCAGACCGCATCCAAACAGGGTGATGGAGACTACGCCGTGTCAGAATGGAGTGAGATCATTGAATTCTGTACAGCCG ATTATTCCACTGTCCATCTCACACAGTTGTTGGAGAAAGCTGAGGTCATCTCTGGCAGAATGCTGCGGTTTTCTGTCTTTTACCGAAACCAGCAAAAAGAGTATTTTGACCATGCAAG GGAGTCGCAAAACAACAAGATGTTGCCGTCAGTAAAGGACAACAGCGGCAGCCACGGCTCGCCCATCAGTGGGAAGCTAGAGGGCATTTTCTTCAGCTGCAATACTGAATTCAACACAGGCAAACCCCCACAGGACTCACCATATGGCCGCTACCGCTTCCAGCTAGTAGCCGAAACGCTCTTCAACCCCGAGACAAACCTGTATTTTGCCGACTTCTACTGCATGTATACGGCCTATCACTACGTCATTCTGGTGATCGCTCCGAAGGGCTCGGCAGGAGATGAATTCTGCAAACAGCGTCTTCCGGCACTGGATATCAGCAACAACCGCTTTCTGACCTGCACAGAGGGTGAAGGCAGACAGCTGGTGTTCCACCATGCCCAGGACGTTATCCTGGAGGTGATCTACACCGATCCAGTGGATCTGAGCCTGGGAACGGTAGCTGAGATCAGCGGTCATCAGCTCATGAGCATGTCAACAGTCAATGCCAAGAAAGACCCAAGCTGCAAGACCTGTAACATCAGTGTGGGACGTTAA
- the LOC127633199 gene encoding phytanoyl-CoA hydroxylase-interacting protein-like isoform X2: protein MEELPVPQNIKISNITCDSFKICWDMDSRAKERITHYFIDLNKKENKNANKFKHKDVPTKLVAKAVPLPMTVRGHWFLSPRTEYTVAVQTASKQGDGDYAVSEWSEIIEFCTADYSTVHLTQLLEKAEVISGRMLRFSVFYRNQQKEYFDHARESQNNKMLPSVKDNSGSHGSPISGKLEGIFFSCNTEFNTGKPPQDSPYGRYRFQLVAETLFNPETNLYFADFYCMYTAYHYVILVIAPKGSAGDEFCKQRLPALDISNNRFLTCTEGEGRQLVFHHAQDVILEVIYTDPVDLSLGTVAEISGHQLMSMSTVNAKKDPSCKTCNISVGR from the exons ATGGAGGAACTTCCTGTTCCCCAGAACATCAAAATCAGCAACATCACGTGCGACTCCTTTAAGATCTGCTGGGACATGGACTCCAGAGCAAAGGAGCGCATCACACACTACTTTATTGACCTCAACAAGAAAGAAAACAAGAATGCCAACAAGTTCAAACACAAG GACGTTCCAACTAAGCTGGTAGCAAAAGCAGTTCCTCTACCTATGACAGTTCGAGGACACTGGTTCCTGAGTCCGCGCACTGAGTACACGGTGGCCGTTCAGACCGCATCCAAACAGGGTGATGGAGACTACGCCGTGTCAGAATGGAGTGAGATCATTGAATTCTGTACAGCCG ATTATTCCACTGTCCATCTCACACAGTTGTTGGAGAAAGCTGAGGTCATCTCTGGCAGAATGCTGCGGTTTTCTGTCTTTTACCGAAACCAGCAAAAAGAGTATTTTGACCATGCAAG GGAGTCGCAAAACAACAAGATGTTGCCGTCAGTAAAGGACAACAGCGGCAGCCACGGCTCGCCCATCAGTGGGAAGCTAGAGGGCATTTTCTTCAGCTGCAATACTGAATTCAACACAGGCAAACCCCCACAGGACTCACCATATGGCCGCTACCGCTTCCAGCTAGTAGCCGAAACGCTCTTCAACCCCGAGACAAACCTGTATTTTGCCGACTTCTACTGCATGTATACGGCCTATCACTACGTCATTCTGGTGATCGCTCCGAAGGGCTCGGCAGGAGATGAATTCTGCAAACAGCGTCTTCCGGCACTGGATATCAGCAACAACCGCTTTCTGACCTGCACAGAGGGTGAAGGCAGACAGCTGGTGTTCCACCATGCCCAGGACGTTATCCTGGAGGTGATCTACACCGATCCAGTGGATCTGAGCCTGGGAACGGTAGCTGAGATCAGCGGTCATCAGCTCATGAGCATGTCAACAGTCAATGCCAAGAAAGACCCAAGCTGCAAGACCTGTAACATCAGTGTGGGACGTTAA